The Nocardioides sp. S5 genome includes a window with the following:
- a CDS encoding adenosylcobinamide-GDP ribazoletransferase — MSVLRDASLLAAGTLTAVRVPPPSRVDRSVAGVAMVLAPLAVLPLAAAAALVVLAAGWIDLPPLATAYVVVLVLALGTRALHWDGLADTADGLTASYSPARSLEVMRTGPVGPAGVVAVVLVTGLQAAGLSAVVRHDQAWWVVAILVCASRSSLALACVRGVPAARTDGLGAVHIGAVPVVAAVGSLVVTAVAVALAGVGVGSPWPLLVGLVVLVAAVVALLMRCVRRLGGITGDVLGAVVEVSFAVLVLAAATG, encoded by the coding sequence GTGAGCGTGCTGCGCGACGCCTCGCTGCTGGCCGCCGGCACCCTCACCGCCGTACGCGTTCCGCCCCCGTCGCGCGTCGACCGGTCCGTGGCGGGCGTCGCGATGGTGCTCGCGCCCCTGGCCGTGCTCCCCCTCGCTGCTGCGGCCGCGCTCGTCGTGCTCGCCGCCGGCTGGATCGACCTGCCACCCCTCGCCACGGCGTACGTCGTGGTGCTGGTGCTCGCGCTCGGCACCCGTGCCCTCCACTGGGACGGGCTCGCCGACACCGCCGACGGGCTCACCGCGTCCTACTCCCCCGCCCGCTCGCTCGAGGTGATGCGCACCGGCCCGGTCGGACCGGCCGGCGTCGTCGCGGTCGTGCTGGTCACCGGACTGCAGGCCGCCGGACTCAGCGCGGTCGTACGGCACGACCAGGCGTGGTGGGTGGTCGCCATCCTGGTCTGCGCGTCGCGGTCCAGCCTCGCGCTCGCGTGCGTGCGCGGCGTCCCGGCCGCCCGCACCGACGGACTCGGTGCGGTCCACATCGGCGCCGTGCCCGTGGTCGCTGCTGTCGGGTCGCTCGTCGTGACTGCGGTTGCCGTGGCGCTGGCCGGCGTCGGGGTGGGGTCGCCGTGGCCACTGCTCGTCGGGCTCGTCGTCCTCGTGGCCGCGGTCGTCGCCCTGCTGATGCGGTGCGTACGCCGCCTCGGCGGGATCACCGGCGACGTGCTCGGCGCCGTGGTCGAGGTGTCGTTCGCGGTGCTGGTGCTGGCTGCGGCGACGGGCTGA
- the cobT gene encoding nicotinate-nucleotide--dimethylbenzimidazole phosphoribosyltransferase, producing the protein MDQTRIAPPSPDVAALAQERLAGLATPAGALGRIGELGAWLAAVQGEVPPRPLIDVRLVVLAGDHGVAAHGVSAYPAAVTEAMVRTIVAGRAGVSALAREHGVAVTVLDVAVDADLSDLPAEVGACKVRRGSGAIHLTDALTRAETERSLALGADLARELTTDGAQLLMTGDLGIGNTTPAAALVAAVLGLPADEVTGRGTGIDDDGWTRKRDVVAAALARAAGRTADPVDLLTALGSADLAATVGFLVESSTLGVPVVLDGLMSVACAVVAEAMAPGAAAWWIAGHRSTEPAQAHALKSLGLEPLLDVGMRLGEGSGAVAALPMLRSGIAVLRDVALLSEILPS; encoded by the coding sequence ATGGACCAGACACGCATCGCCCCGCCCTCCCCCGACGTCGCCGCCCTCGCGCAGGAGCGGCTTGCCGGTCTCGCCACCCCTGCGGGAGCGCTCGGCCGGATCGGCGAGCTGGGCGCCTGGCTGGCGGCCGTGCAGGGCGAGGTGCCGCCGCGCCCGCTCATCGACGTACGCCTGGTGGTGCTGGCCGGCGACCACGGCGTCGCGGCGCACGGCGTCTCGGCCTACCCGGCCGCGGTCACCGAGGCGATGGTGCGCACGATCGTCGCCGGCCGCGCCGGCGTCTCCGCGCTGGCCCGCGAGCACGGGGTCGCGGTGACCGTGCTGGACGTCGCCGTCGACGCCGACCTCTCCGACCTGCCTGCCGAGGTCGGGGCCTGCAAGGTGCGCCGCGGCTCGGGGGCCATCCACCTCACCGACGCGCTCACCCGCGCCGAGACCGAGCGCTCGCTCGCCCTCGGCGCCGACCTGGCGCGCGAGCTGACCACCGACGGCGCGCAGCTGCTGATGACCGGGGACCTGGGGATCGGCAACACCACGCCGGCCGCCGCGCTCGTGGCAGCGGTCCTCGGCCTGCCCGCGGACGAGGTCACCGGCCGCGGCACCGGCATCGACGACGACGGCTGGACCCGCAAGCGCGACGTCGTCGCGGCCGCGCTCGCGCGTGCGGCTGGACGCACCGCGGACCCCGTCGACCTGCTCACCGCCCTCGGCAGCGCCGACCTCGCCGCGACGGTCGGCTTCCTCGTCGAGTCCTCCACGCTGGGCGTGCCCGTGGTGCTCGACGGCCTCATGTCCGTCGCGTGCGCCGTCGTCGCCGAGGCGATGGCACCGGGCGCCGCCGCCTGGTGGATCGCCGGGCACCGCTCCACCGAGCCCGCCCAGGCCCACGCGCTGAAGTCGCTCGGCCTCGAGCCGCTCCTCGACGTCGGCATGCGCCTCGGTGAGGGCTCCGGCGCGGTGGCGGCCCTGCCCATGTTGCGCTCTGGGATCGCGGTGCTGCGCGACGTGGCGCTGCTCTCGGAGATCCTGCCTTCGTGA
- a CDS encoding 2'-5' RNA ligase family protein, which produces MPGHSVLQLPVDALEEWVRARTAHYDAGFVSTDPRFGHAHITALGPFDPDPSEAALATIADLASLTAPIAVELAELARFPNGIIHLLPEPDDRLRDLTATLVAAFPAWPPYAGEFGADVQPHLTVDAASGKVDLASTAALLGDAVPVRVVLDRLQLAWWETDRCRVLREWRLGG; this is translated from the coding sequence GTGCCCGGCCACTCCGTCCTCCAGCTCCCGGTCGACGCGCTGGAGGAGTGGGTGCGGGCGCGGACGGCCCACTACGACGCGGGCTTCGTCTCGACGGACCCGCGCTTCGGGCACGCCCACATCACCGCGCTCGGCCCCTTCGACCCCGATCCGTCGGAGGCCGCCCTCGCCACGATCGCCGACCTGGCCTCGCTGACCGCGCCGATCGCAGTGGAGCTGGCGGAGCTCGCGCGGTTCCCCAACGGGATCATCCACCTGCTCCCCGAGCCCGACGACCGGCTCCGGGACCTCACTGCCACGCTCGTCGCGGCCTTCCCCGCGTGGCCGCCGTACGCCGGTGAGTTCGGCGCCGACGTGCAGCCGCACCTCACCGTGGATGCGGCCTCGGGCAAGGTCGACCTCGCCTCCACGGCCGCGCTGCTCGGCGACGCGGTCCCGGTGCGGGTCGTGCTCGACCGGCTGCAGCTCGCGTGGTGGGAGACCGACCGTTGCCGCGTTCTCCGTGAGTGGCGCCTCGGCGGGTGA
- a CDS encoding thermonuclease family protein, which yields MRRLALLLLAAALLLALPKVVGTDVLPAQVTDLLGADEARRDRAVVVRVTDGDTLKVRLANGSEKDVRILGIDTPEVYPQLECGGQEATAAMAGLAPVGSKVVLVSDPTQGNRDRYGRLLRYVHRSGDDVGLAQLRSGRAQVFIFRDDPLQRAEDYRAAERRARKDDRGSWAACWR from the coding sequence ATGCGCCGCCTCGCCCTGCTCCTCCTCGCCGCGGCGCTGCTCCTCGCGCTGCCGAAGGTGGTGGGAACCGATGTGTTGCCCGCGCAGGTGACCGACCTGCTCGGTGCGGACGAGGCCAGACGTGACCGAGCGGTCGTGGTGCGGGTCACCGACGGCGACACCCTGAAGGTGCGGCTTGCCAACGGGAGCGAGAAGGACGTCCGCATCCTCGGCATCGACACCCCGGAGGTCTACCCGCAGCTCGAGTGCGGTGGCCAGGAGGCCACTGCGGCGATGGCTGGGCTCGCGCCCGTGGGGTCGAAGGTCGTCCTCGTGTCGGACCCGACCCAGGGCAATCGCGACCGCTACGGCCGGTTGTTGCGCTACGTGCACCGCTCCGGCGACGACGTCGGGCTCGCGCAGCTGAGGTCCGGTCGCGCGCAGGTCTTCATCTTCCGCGACGACCCGCTGCAGCGCGCGGAGGACTACCGGGCGGCCGAGCGGCGCGCCCGGAAGGACGACCGCGGCTCCTGGGCAGCCTGTTGGCGCTGA